AAGGAAGGTAAGGCGCGCCCGGGTCCACCGGGAATATCTGAGAAGCTGCTATACCATACGAACGTGATTGCGCCGCGGGAGATCCCGGCTTTACGGCGGGATCGACGTTCGTTGTAAATATTGAAATTGTATTATCACTGTTGCGGACTATATCAAAAAGACGAAATTGCTGGGGAAAGTCCCTGAGAGACGCTGTTTCAACGACCCAGAAACCGTATTCAGGATGTTTGACAGGATCCGGTGAAGGCAATGCCGTAACCGCATTGTAATGGCGATGTCCTGATATCCACAATATGAGATTCGAATAGGCGTGAAGTTTGGCAATCAATGCATTCTCTGCAGGCGATGAATCGACGTCCCACATGAACGAGCCAATTCCGATAGGAACATGTGCGGCGACTATCATAAGCTTATTCTCGGCCTGGCCTTTATCGAGTTCTCTTACGAGCCAGTTGTAACGCTCGGAGTCGAGGGAACCGCTTGCGCCGGTGGCATTCTTGCCGAAGATACCGTCATCTTTTTCGGTATCGTCGAGTACGATTACCTTGAGTGGAAGACCCTGCCTGGGCTCAAAAGTATAGCAGGCAAATCCCGTATTGATGCTATCTCGCGAAAACCCATGCCCGATGGGTCCAGACTCGCTGTTAAAGAGTTCTGTCATCCAGTCATTTCTGGAAACCGAACGGCGATCGGGGTTTGCATTTACCTTCGGAGGGGTCGAAAAATTAGCCTCAGAGCCTGCCGAAATGATCTTTGCATATGGTGTCGAACCATCTACAACACCCGTATAGTAACCCCGGCGATCGATATTGGCACGATCTTTTACAACATCGCCGACATTAAGTACATATCCGCCGACAAAGGTACTCTTGATCCTTTCCGTTGGCGGGTAAACACCGGACCAGAAATGATCGTGATTACCGAGGACCTGATACCAGGGGATCGACCTGTCAAGGCCTGCCGCCTTATACGGGCGCAGGTAATCGGTCGATGCGGAAGACCTGGGATTCGAATTCGGGTTGATATCCCGGCCATCAATAACGTCAATATACCATCGAAGCTCGTTAAGCTGAGTGTTGTTAATTGCGTCACCCAGGAATATGCCGAAATCGACGGGCTGTTTCTTATGAAGTGTGTTCACCGTCTGCACGG
This region of Syntrophorhabdaceae bacterium genomic DNA includes:
- a CDS encoding TIGR03768 family metallophosphoesterase; this translates as MGDPVSPVVRVPDPEYLSANVCPTVSISCTIDIAAYDDNITIGRRGRISTKGAHAMLSCKNLGYMCLSTIVSIMILQFTVYADNSNTARSSTRMATYPIESEVVTTIEKTVVPVPVPSNSPRLLPNDVAQYSRNGYGAWRAGAGLKPQKRLDIMTPAYTGTSVTKASNILRFFTMSDIHITDVQSPAQTIYFGLQGQAGMSSAYSAIIPYTTHVLDAAVQTVNTLHKKQPVDFGIFLGDAINNTQLNELRWYIDVIDGRDINPNSNPRSSASTDYLRPYKAAGLDRSIPWYQVLGNHDHFWSGVYPPTERIKSTFVGGYVLNVGDVVKDRANIDRRGYYTGVVDGSTPYAKIISAGSEANFSTPPKVNANPDRRSVSRNDWMTELFNSESGPIGHGFSRDSINTGFACYTFEPRQGLPLKVIVLDDTEKDDGIFGKNATGASGSLDSERYNWLVRELDKGQAENKLMIVAAHVPIGIGSFMWDVDSSPAENALIAKLHAYSNLILWISGHRHYNAVTALPSPDPVKHPEYGFWVVETASLRDFPQQFRLFDIVRNSDNTISIFTTNVDPAVKPGSPAAQSRSYGIAASQIFPVDPGAPYLP